CCCTGATGCCACTCACCCTCACAATCTGCTGCTGGTCAGAGGGCACCATGTGCTCCCCCAGCACCTCCTTCACCACATGTTTCCTCTTGGTGGCCTGAGACATGGTGGGTCCTGTCCCAGGGGGGCGAGGGATGCGGAGACTCTCAACTCTTCCTCCTGAGTTTTTCAGATGGTAGGCTGAGAACCCAGGACTCTTTTGAAGATGAGGACAGGCCTTTTACCGAGGAGTGATACAATGTCCTGGTGAAAAATATGGGCTCTGAAATCCAATTAACTGGACTCAAATCCTACCTTGGTTATTTCCTGGCTGTTCAATTTCTCTAGACTTCAGAGAACTAACCCAGAGCATTAGCATTAGAACAAAATAATCATAAGCAAAGCAGGAAACACAGCATAAGACACATAAAAGTAACTTGTGTTTATCCCTTAAGTACTGGTATAACCATAAAAACTAAATacatgttttagaaaaataagcCATTCTGGAAACCACTTGGAGAAGAGGCAAGATAAGTCACTTCTTCCTTAACCTGCTTGTACATTTCAGATTTCAGGTGTGACACAACCACACAGATGTTCAGTCTCTCAATACCCTACAGACATAGACCAGCTACCACAAGCCAGGTCAGGAATGAGCTAATTTAAGGGCAAGGTAGactaaactgatgcttttgaactgtggtgttggagaagactcttgagagtcttttgggcagcaaggagatccaaccagtccatcctaaaggaaatcagttctgaatattcattagaagggctgatgctgaagctgaaactccaatactttggccatctgatgcgaagaactgactcactggaaaagaccctgatgctgggaaagaccgaagtcaggaggagagggggacgacaaaggatgagatggttggatggcatcaccgattcaatggacatgaggttgagcaagctccgggagttggtgatggacagggaagcctggcgttctgcagtccatggggtcacaaagagtcagacacgactgagcgactgaacttaattgAGACCGATTTGATCTTTGGCATCTGCTGTTTCTGACCCTGGTACTGCAAGACAACGACTGATGCGTACTCAGaagactgttgttcagtcgctaagtcgtatccgactcttgcgaccccatggactgcagcacgccaggcttcccggtccttaaCTATTTCCCCGAGTTTGTTCAAAGTCATGATGGTTTCCAAAGGAAACTCCGAAGTATCATCTCTAGTTGCcgtcccctgccctcctcctttcCTATCTCGATGGAAAGATCCAAACTTACTCTCTAGTCCTCGGATCCCACGAGAGCTGCCAGAACGACccggttctccaggcaggacgcTGAGATCGCCTCATCCACGACTCACTTCAGAGCTGAGGCAACGAAAGCAGAGAAAAAGGACTCGCCGGTGGTCACAACGGTGGAGTCGGTTTGGACTCAGTTCTGGGGCTCATCCGGTTCCCGTCCGACTCTAATAAGTCCGACAGGGAGGAGGACAACGCCTGTCGGCCTGAGTCGGACACCGTACTTCCGGCGCTCTCCAGGAAGTCTCCTGGTCACGCCTTTCCCCTTGTCCGTCTCTCTAATTTTTCCCACCACCAGGTCGGCCAAGGTTAAGTGGCTAAGTTCCGCATGCCGTGCAGCAGATAAATAAAGTTTTCTTCTCACAGGTTTCTGTTCCCTGAGGCCGGAAATGCTTCCCAAGAAGCAAGACTACAAAAGGCAGTCAGGCTTCCTGCGAAGCAACAGGAAATGAACTCCTACTAAGGGCGCTCTCGAGGTCTAGGTGGTGTCGCAACTCTATGATCCTATGCGGCTAGAAGTGCccaatgtagttttttttttggggggggggggccttGAGGCGACCCGGAAGCGGAAGTGGAAGAAAGTTCTAGTGGGCTGAGGTAGCGGCGGGAGCAGCCGGGTGGCGGGAGAAGCCGTTACAGGAACTGGAGCTGCGGGTGAGCGCGAGCCGCGGAACAGGGCTCGGGCTGGAGGCCAGAACGGGcgcggggaggagggggaggcagggaggagagggccCGCAAGGGCTGAGACGGGCCAGACGATGCGCTCTCCGAGAGGGCTCGGCGAGGCgctgggaggggcggggcgcggcgCCTTGGGGGCGGGGTCCACGGCGTAGGGCGCGGCGGGCGTCCAGGTGTGGCGCTGACGCTGCTGGCTGCGCGGGTGTGCGCGCTCGGGCTGCGCCTTCGCTCAGTGAGCAGCCTGTGCGGCGGCGGCGGGGTCAGGGAGCCCTTCGTTTGCTTTTCGGGCCAAGTGGCCATTCCAGACCCGAGTCAGTGCTGCTTTTGCCCAGCCAAGGTCACAGAGGAGTGACACTTTCAGGGCGGGCCCTGGGTACTGTGGAAATCTTACCTTTGTCCTGCTTGCGCCGCCTGTTAGGGCAAGATAGTTTCTCCTCGGGGGCGGTGCCAAAACCCAGCTTCCGCAGGGACTGGGCGAGACTAAGCTCTTAAACAGTGAGGAAAAGACTCTGtttggacctcagttttctcatctgtgaagtggggggAATCGAGAAAGCGCCCATAACAGTTGCTCTGGCATTCTCTTCCTGTGAGATTGCCAGTGGGTTTTCTGGCGTTCCCGGGTTTTCAGCCCTAATTTCCCTCTTCTTGGGATTCCCAGATTAAGCTTGATCGAGATGACAACCTCCCAAAAGCACCGAGACTTCGTGGCAGAGCCCATGGGGGAGAAGCCAGTGGGAAGCCTGGCCGGGATTGGCGAAGTCCTGGGCAAGAAACTGGAGGAAAGGGGCTTTGATAAGGTGTGGAGTGGCTGCCTGTAGTTGGGAGGGGGGCGAGGCGCAACTATAGCATTTCCCGGCAGCTGGGGAGTGAGGAGGGTGTGTGTATCTGTTGGGGAGTGGACGCTCCTGTGTGATCGGCAGAGTCAGCCGGGCAGAACCCACCCTGCCTCTTGGGCTCCTGTGTGGGGAGCCACAGGAAAGTGGCCCTTTTTCCCCCCCGTGatgtttatttgtttctgtttgccctggggtcttagttgcagcttgcaggatctttcattgtgacTCACAGGCTCCAGaacccacgggcttagttgccccacagcaagtAGGATTGTAGATtccgggccagggattgaacccatgtcccctgaattgcaagaCAGATTATTCACCACTggatcagcagggaagtcccaggaagtgGTCTTCTTGTTCTTAGTCCTACACAGCACTCAGCAGCCCATCTTTTGCTTTGCCCGTTTTGCAGGCCTATGTGGTCCTCGGCCAGTTTCTGGTCCTAAAGAAAGATGAAGACCTCTTCCGGGAATGGCTGAAGGACACGTGTGGCGCCAATGCCAAGCAGTCCCGGGACTGCTTTGGCTGCCTGCGAGAGTGGTGTGATGCCTTCTTGTGATGCTCTCTGGGGAGCCCCCGATCCCAAGCCCCAGCATTGAGTCTCCAGAGTTTGCAGCCTAGTGAGGactcctcctctgtcctctacaaAAGAAGAGATTGCTGTTGTGCACACCTCCCATGTACTCCAGGGCCTTTGGGGAGTTCTCTCCCCTCACCGTTTCAACTTTTTTGGAATTCTCACCCTTGCAtgcattttccttctcctttccctgCCAGTTTCGTGACAATAATTACCAGCTTTTCTGAGTGGATTCCTGGCCCtgtccctcacccccacccccacctgtggTCTCTTTTATGCCATTTGGTAGTCTTTTTGGCAGAACAGTCACTGTCCTTGTAAAGTTTTATAAATCAATAAAGCCAGTGGCCTTCATGACTGGGCTTTGTATGTGGGAAGCAGGCGGGCTGGGAGTTGCCTGTTCCCCAGGGACTGACCAGGTTTGCCACACTGCTTATCAGTGCAGATCGAAACTGGCAGCTTCCCTCACACTCCCAAGGGCGGCCATCCTGGCAATACGGGCCTTGGGCAGGTGCCTTGGAGTGTCTCAATCCCTCACCAACGTGGGAGAGCGAGTGGGTTGGTTCCTTCCTGGGATCCAGACATCCGTGTGGTCAACAGCTGGGTTAGTCAGCACCTGGTGGAAAGTCCGAGGGAGTCAGAGCAGGAAAAGGGTGGATGGGATGTGGACTGAGGTCTACCTGCCATTGGTCATGTGTTCTCCTGGTCTCTGGGATGAGTGGGCGGGGCTCATGCAGTCCGCCCTGTTCTCAGGGAGGCAGAAAGTGTGTGGGCAACCCAACTGGGTGGGCAGGCTTGAGTGCGTTACACTTGTATTTGGTATATCTTCATCATCTGTTTATCGGACTTACTATGAACCAGGTTCAGAGCTAAGGTTtgtgtaaacattttttttcattcataataagtgtttgttttgttttccacagATGAAACTAGAGGGTCaggctgactccatggacttACTACTGGGAAGTAGCCAGACTGGTCCTCAAAACATCACATGGAAACCCATGGACCTGAGAGCCATGGGTGGTGTTTGCTCACGGCGCTTGgtctctctgagactcagtttccccacctggaaAATGAAATTGTTGTAAGGATCAGATGCAGTGCTGGTCGTGTTCAGGAGCTACTTATTTATAGAATTTTCCTCGTCCTCGGGGCTTAAAGTCTGGTGAGGGGAGAAATGACATCATAAATAGAAACACTGCGATAGCATGAGTAGATTTTCATGATTTCAGAATAGGGAAAGATTAAAAAGCTGATAGATTCAACTCCATCATAGAAATTTTGTTCAGGATAATCAGAGTGAGTGAGGAGCCTAACCCAGGGTGAGGAAGGATATTTGCGACCCACATAGATGACACAGGACTCCAGAGCTGCAGTCAAGAGAGAGCAGACAATACAATAGAAAAATGGGTGAAAGACCTGGAGGGCAGCCACAGAGGAATACCTGAGTGGTGAATAAGCATGTCAGAAGGTGTTCGGTCAGATTAAGTCCGTCAGAAACGCAAATAAGATGCCATTATACACTCACAGGATTggcaaaaaattttaagtcagaCAATACCAAGTTCTGATGAAGAAATGGAGCAACAGGAACAGATATCCAActagtgggagtgtaaattggtgtgAACAATTGGGGAAAGCAGTTGGGTGTTTGCCAGTAAAACTGAAGACCCACCCTGTGAGCCAGCAATTCCTCGCCAGGGATGGGACAGGACGCAAGGCACACCTGCGTCAGCTCCTGAGCAGATGTTCACAGCGGCTTTGTTCATTCACAGGGGCTCCCAGCTGGATCCACATGCGGGGCTCTTTGCAGAGGCAGTAAaactagaaggggaaaaaatgctttttgccaaagaaaatgaaatcactgagttgtgtccaattctttgtgacctcaatggactgtagcctgccagactgctcCTCCATGGGACTttacaggcaaggatactggagtgggttgccatttcattttccaggggatcttcccgacctagggatcgaacctggctcccgcactgcaggcagactctttactgtctgagccccagggaagcttaTTGCAAAAGTCATTGGTAAAGAAAGAGAAGTGGGGAATGATTGCCTTTGGGGGAAAGAGACAGGTGTGATGCTTGGGAGCATAGGGGGCTGCGAGTGGCAGTTTCCACTTCTTGACCTGTATGGTGGTGATCCAAGACACTGTACTTTTCTGTCTGTTAGATACATCTCAGAACAGTAGAAGATAAAAGggagaacaaaaacaaaagacccaAGGATAGAGCAGTTAGGTAATTAGCCAGAGATTATGATGGTTATTAGTAGGGATGAAGGTTCAGTGTAAGCCTGGGTCTTGGAAGTGTGAGAGGCCCCTGGAAGATCACCAGGTGGCCAGAGCTGGGCCCAGCTCATGTTACAGGCTGCTTCCTTGGAGGGTGCCAGTCTGAAGCCCAGAAAGGTAGTCATGGGGACTGTCCCTGGAGTTTCAGGCCGTACTATGTTTCTAACGTTACTCTGATTGGGTCCAGGGTCTTCAGCTGTCCTGACCTCTGAACAACTTTATTCACCTGCAAAATGATGGTGCTTACTAACTCGGGTGTTTGTGAGAATAGACCAGCCGGTGAAAAGTCTTTGGAAATTGTTAGGTTGGTGTGCAAAAGATTTGTTGGTGTCAGCACAAAGGAATGGCAGGGTAGGGACAAGTGAGCTGGGGACACTGGCCCTTGGCTAGCTTCCCAGGGAGCTGGTGCAGATTTAAGTGCAGCTGCAGCTGAGTTCCCAGTGGCAGGAGCGCAGGCCTAGAGGAACCCAAGGAGGTGCCTGGCCGCTTGGGCTGcctccccacctctcccagcGTGTGCTGCAGCCTGGGCCTCTTACTCCCCCACGGCCAGGCTCCCTTGGCCTGGCTCCTGCCTGGCCTTGGCCTCCTCATCAAGCCAAGCTCTCCCCAGCTCTTGCACAAATGGGTCTGTTGCAGAGAAGAACCAGTTTTCACTCCACATTGGAACTGTTTTTTAGACTCTTCCTGCTGTTCTTatgtgttgtgttagtcactgagtcatgtctgactctttgcgaccccctgaactttagcccaccaggctcttctgcccagggaattctccaggcaagaatactggaatggatagccattcccttctctgggggatcttcctgatccaggaattgaacgctaggcttctgcattgtaggtgaattctttactgtcagagccacctgggaagccaggacaTAATGTTCTGCCTCAAAGGACCCTGgccctctgcctgactgtgaaactaaagtgcctttgttcagctcatagAGAATCTGACTCTGTCCCTCTGTGAATGACTACAAAAAGGGGATTAACATGCCCCTTCTGAATGCTGGCCCTCctggagatgttttgcaagactgaaggCCCTTTTTACTTTACCTCCTCTCTCTGCTGggccttttgactttagttcctcattgcttctccCTCAGGTTCTATAAACgagcctggcatccagaccccaacagCATGGtcattttgagacattagtctgccatcttctccgtCAGCCAGCTCTCCAAATATAGTTGTATCCCTTGCCTCAGCACCTTGTCTCTGGGATTCACTGGCCTGTCATATGGCGAGCAGAGGGAGCTTGGACTCCATAAGTGGTCTGTCCCTTTAAGGCAGACACCTGAGCCCACAACAAACTTGTGACTATTCGTGGGCATCCCAAGATTGTTTTTCACAGCTGTGCTGAGGGTGTGGGG
This window of the Capra hircus breed San Clemente chromosome 29, ASM170441v1, whole genome shotgun sequence genome carries:
- the BANF1 gene encoding barrier-to-autointegration factor; this translates as MTTSQKHRDFVAEPMGEKPVGSLAGIGEVLGKKLEERGFDKAYVVLGQFLVLKKDEDLFREWLKDTCGANAKQSRDCFGCLREWCDAFL